ggtgggtggagcctcccgccgccggtaCTATTGGTTCGCAAGATCCGGACCGAAccagtaacaacccaccactgatacatggTCTTTCCTATTCATCATTTACCAGCTTACTTAAGCAGCTCTCCAATGGAGATATGGTATACATCACCATCTTGTGGCTTTAATCCTTTTCCACTATCAAGATTTGTACAGATATCAGACTTTAATATTTGGGAATAAGACTAAATATTCCATTTTGACCTGTCATCAAATAATACATGGTTTATGAACCAAATTCTTTTTTACAGGAAATGATGGGTATTCTGGGTAACTCAAATAATTTTGCATTTGGATGCAGCCAATTAGCCAATTTCACCATGTTTCTGATCTCTGTGTGGACCTTATTAATAGTCTTTTTACAATTATATCCTTATGTTCCAAAGAATGACCTTTCTATACAGGTAAATGTGGCGATTATCATATGGATTTTTGCTCATTAGTTTTTGCATcttcatataaaatattttctcaCAGGATTTTCCAATTAAACTGCCTCATTAGGAGAGCTGAACCAACACAGTGGCTAACTTATATTTGTCCTGATTTGATCCATAAATATTCAAATCTTTAGCTATGAGATAACCTTAAATATGAGACTTACCTCTCATATTTAAGGTTGTCTTTTTGGGGCTGGCCTTTACTTCTTTCCTATGTGTTCATAGAACTGATCATCCACAGAGACAATTATGGCCTGCTCCGTTATATCTTCCTAGGATTTATTCTCATTTCTATTGTATTCAGCCATAATTTTCTGTCCTTTTACTATCTGCTGTTCTACACTGTACAATATTCTTCATATTACACATCTTGGTACAACGTTGACTTTGTATTTTGGATCATTGTACCTCCATCCAAGAGTCTAGGACTGTTACATTTGGTCCATAGAACACGTGACAGAAGAGGCACGTCTAATTGGCTGTCCTACTGTCCTACTGGCTGTCCTACTGGCTAATTGGCTGTCCTACTGTCCTACTGGCAACCCTCTGGCAGGAGAAAGATGTTGCCTGATTGGCTAAGCCGTCTAACAGCTTGTATATAAAGAGCTGTCAGAACGGGGAAGCCGCTTGCTCACACTTGTTGTTAGCCTAAGAGTGGGTCACTGTTAGCTCATTATTGTTAGACAATAAATGGTTTGTTGAACTGTTACCCTGTCTCACCTCAATCCTACCCGCTGTGTACAGAGAACTGGacactggcgatgaaggtgggatttaAGGCTGAGGCGGCAGGTCAAACGTAGTCATTAACAAAAGAGCTGTCACTGTTTACGAGCTGAGCCACAGCGATAATACGTCGCACTACGAAAATTGCCTCAGAGGACCATCCTCACTGAAATAGCCACCCTAACCACATTCATGCCTTTCAATCAGGCAACGGAAACATGGGACTTGTACTTAGACAATTTTGACTGCTTCTTAGCCACAAATGACTACAAAGAGCTCCCCGGGGATAGAAAGCTAGCCTTCTTCCTAAGTGTCTGTGAACAGGAGATGTTCAAAACCGCCAGAGCCCTTCTTGCCCTGCAGAAGGTCCATGATGTGCCATGGAAGACTCTGTTAGCCAGGTTGAAGGAACATTATGCCCGCTTGCCTTCGAGAATTGCTAGACACCATGCATTTCATCGCAGAAACCAGGAATCCAGGTCAATTTGCAGAGGGACACTTGTCCCCAGCCAACTGGCTGTAAGAGAGAATTAGCCAAGCATCCTGGCAGCCAATCCACATGCCAAGGAGTTGGACTTTGCCTTCCCATTGGATATGGTGGTGCTGGGTGGGGCAGCAGTGCCCTCAGGCACTGGGGAAGTGGGGGACATGGCAGTTGCTGTGCAGAGCAACCAGGCTGTTCCCCTCCACCAGGCAAGCCTTCCTGGGGGCAGCATAGCACCCTGCCATCCCCAAAATGGAAGGCTTAGTTCCACCCAATGGCTTCTGCCACTGCTGCCACCTGTTGCATTCTGCCTAGCTTTGCTCTGCAACCAGCTCCTCTGGGATGCTCAAGTCTTTCTTTTGGGGATAAGAGGGGACTGTGCTGCTCTTGGGAAGGCACTGGCAGAAAGGAATGGTCTGATTGCCCCACACAGCAACTGCCATGTCCCTCCCTGTCTGGACCCCAAGTCTACTGCTTACCCCACCTGGCACCACCACATCCAGTGACAATATAGAGGCCCACCTCTTGGCACATGGATTAGCTGACAGGATGAGTAATTGTCCCTCACAGCCAAGTGGCTGTGGACAAGTGTCCCTCTGTGAATCACCCAGAATAAGGGGGTGGGGGGCCAGTAGTGGGGACAACCTTACTGGAAGGCCAGCCTAGGATGAATGATTGTGATGGATTGGCCAATTGTCCCATTCTGCCATCCAACAGCTGTATGTTGACTGTGAAGATTGGAAGaaaattctattcaatttctGGGAAAAATGTTGTCCACTAACAGTCAGCTCTGTCCCTAGTCCATGTACTGTCATTAAGACTTCTGGAACTTGGTTGAATCCTTGACCTTCATCCAGAATTGCAGTTCTTTCAGTTGTCACGTGAGTATTTACATAAACCACTCAGTGCCCTCTCTATAAGTACTTCTGGAGCTCTGTTTTTCTGAAAGGCTACTAACGCTGTCTTAGAGAACTATCGGTAGTATGAATGATACCCAGAAACAAGTGTGATTTCTCCCAAAAGTTAACTGTAGTGCTAGAAGAATCCAACATATTTTTGTATGGGCACATCACCCATTTTTATAAATGAACAGAAGACCATTTGAAAAACCAGTACTGTAACAGATAAAAACATATCCCTGGGACctgagaaagaaaagcaaaaagaaagcacCTTATTGAAGGACTTTATCAGTCTTTGCCCACATGAAACTTCTTTCAGAAGTACGGTATTTtaccttaactcccagaattcccaacctgCATGGCCAATTGCCATTCTGGGTAAGAATTCTAGTGGAATATTAGTGTACCCAGATTGCTTTACCAAATGATGAAAATACTTGATTCATGGGGACGCAAAGCTTTGGGTGAGAAAACTCTTCTGCTCTGCAGAATCTCCTAACTTGTTACATAGCAACTACTGAATTTGAGGTCTGGCAGCCACTCCGTATTATAAACTTTTACTGCTAAGTTCACATATCACACTTTTTTAACCATCAAATAAACAAAATCACACTTGTGgagtaatataatatataacttaaaatcccagaattccccagtacaTCTAACTTAAAAATCCTGaacttgagaaacactggcttacaTTTACCACAGTAGAAGGGGAAGTTAAAATTATCATCCAGACCACCAAAATGTTTATGCTTATCACAagttctatctttctctctcagaAAGTTTACTGTTGTGCCTTCAACTGTGAAGGCAAGAGTTGAAAATGGACAGAGATTAAAAGCATTGGAACAGATTGCCTGTAAAGGAGACTGCTAATTTTCTGTAAGTTTTTATTATCTTTCAAAGACATGTGAAAACCTCTTTGgctatggaagagagagagaaaaagagaaagagagagaatgaaaatgaccatgaccatacTCATACCTTTGATTACATCCTCCAGCAATAAATCCCTCTTTACATTGTAACACCCACATTTACCTTTCCGTTTCTGGGATTTGGAGAGAGATGGGCAGACTGGATGCTCAGATTCCTTGGGCTTATTTTCCAAGACTTTGTGGGGGGTGATGacaataagaaggaaggaaggaaggaaggaaggaaggaaggaaggaaggaaggaaggaaggaaggaaggaaggaaggaaggaagaaaattatgCCTCAGAAGATAAAGCAGCAATTTTCTCAAACTTTGTGTCAGACAATTTCTTTCCATCTTCCATTATGTTTGGCCTGCAGTCTTTTCTAGAGCAATTGTTTCACCCTGCTTCTCTGTCTGCAAATGAATCCACTTATCTACAGTACTTTCATTAGTAACTCTGAGCAGACTTAGAGAgaacagttttgaatttatctgcAAATGGGAGCAGAATATTCTTTTCCACCTGCTGGAATAATTTCCTAAATCTCCACATAGAATACATCCCTCTTGCCTGATGAAATTATTAATTATCTTGGTAAATATTTCACCCAGAATTAGCTCCTGAATTCTTCTGGAATTCCCCTGGCTAAGGAAGTCCACATTTCTGGAAGACATTCAtgttgtttattacagaagaatGAGAAAAAGCAGTCCTACTTGCAAATACTTCAAGATAAATATGGGAGAGCTATCCCTTGTTGCTCTTTAGTTTAATCATGAAATCTGCTGATTAGTTTAATCATGCAATCAAAAAACACACCAGTATGACATGACTTCTGGCATGAAAAAATGCTGGTTTATCTTACCAGtgcactgtcttagcagtcttccCTTGGAAGCTGGACCCTGCCCCTGGGATTCTGTAACAGACAATAAAGAAATATGAACTAGAAACACATTTTTGGTTCTTTACGGGGGAGGATTACAACTCTaagctttcctttgtttttaagaaaacagATTTTCAACACTGATGACTGCTCAGCCTGAGAGTCCATGGGCTTTCGCTCACTTTCAATTACATTTGCATAACCCCTGGCGCCATTCCTACACCACGCTGGAGAAGTGCAACCTCTATTCTTTCTGCTGATTAAAATCAGCATTATGCAGCTAGATTTCACGAGAGTCTGAAATCCACAAAGTCTGTTTTAGAGCACCAGGCAACCAGTGTAAGTTTCAAACCTTTGCTCTGGAATAGCTAGAAAAAGCAAATATGTGGACAGCGGGCCTGggggtggaaaaaagaaaaatgtcttcTATAGATTCCACCTCTCCCATCTTGCAGCTCCTTCCTGCTGAGGAGAAAGCTGGTTTCCTAGGAGACTGGCAGCTCCCTGTAGCCAGGATAGGAAGGTACGTGTATGTGTGTGCTGCGAGGGGGAGACAGTTACAGATTTCTCTCTGACAAAGGTGCTAAATGAAGGGAAATATATTCAGTACATACAGTATGCCCCTAGTGAGTGGGATCCATAGGTAACAGCAGGAAGAAAGCCCTTTAAGTAGAAGTGTGTCACTACAGTAACAGCCCACCTGCCTAAAACTGCTTGACCTCAGGAAtcaaccctcctccctccctattCATCACAATACCCTTTGCGGTATCATCCCAGGTTCAAGCAAACACCCCCTTTTTAATTTACTGCAAGTGATCATCTGATTTGGTTAAGGTTTGAAAGCAAGAACTGAAAACTCGCACACAAACACAGACAGggatttattcatttttcaaCAACAAGGAAAAATTCAGAATTCGATGCAACTATTAGGGTTACATGAAATAATTTCAGCTGTAGCCTAGGAAACTAGGCAATTATTATTTGGGCTTCTAAGGCTCCCATTTGAATGTTTCTTGGAGTATTTGTTTAAAACAAGATACTAGACTTTTTCTCTGTATCAAAGAAAAAGTCAATGCAATTCCCAAAAATGCCTTTGGATATTCTGATTGTGGATTCCAATAATGTAATCCCAAAACAGCCCTCTCTGCTTGTCAGTTCCCATTATAGCTCCCATAATGCCCAAAAACATAGTATATCAGCTGTGAATTCTGGGATTTATGGTATTTTGAAAGTTATTTAGGAATACTGTCATATAACCAAAGAAACctgccctctttcccttcctgaaCAGAAACCAGGCAGACAAATATGCTAAatagtccagtgtttctcaacctcagcaactttaagacgtgtggacttcaactcccagaattcctcagccagtacatgaattctgagagttgaagtctacacatcttaaagttgctgaggttgagaaacactgctatagagTGTCATGGAGGCAGAGAGGCTACATAAGAAGCAATAAATTATTCCTATCGTGTTAATCAAACAAGGTAAGCAGGCACAGTCAATGCTAAGCAGTCAATAGTGGTACCTGATTGATTAATAATAAACTTATAAGAACAATTTTTGAATAGGAAGCATTTTCAAAATGTGCCTGTCTCTACATTGCAAAATTCAGCCTGATAACTCTAGTTTTCCTATTGGTTTGGTCTCTTCTTTCCAAATCGTTCTTTCTCTGGCTTACCTCCTGGTTTATACAAGCCAGTCATCTCCCTCACAGTGTCATCAGAATCCTgagcttcttcctcctcctcctcctcctcttcctcttcctcttcttcctcttcttcagcatagtcttcatccatccagGAACTATTGGATTCCAGATGGCTTTGTGCGAGGCGTTGCACAGCTgtcattaaaggaaaaaaaaatatggcaaagCAGAAATATTATAAGAGAAATGGAAAGGCGGAGGTACTCAGTTTGCTTTTTAaagttgtaaatatttttttaaaagaatgcttttttaaaaagatctaacAGCATAGATAAcatcaacaaacaaaaaagccaacTCATCCTCAAAGGatgagggtgcgcaacttgggcgtcctcctggatgaatggttgtcttttgaagatcatttgacggccgtctccaggagagctttttaccaggttcacctggtgcgccagttgcgcccctttctagaccgggatgccctatgcacggtcactcacgccctcgtgacgtctcgcctggattactgcaatgctctctacatggggctccccttgaagggcatccggagactgcagttagttcagaatgcggctgcgcgggttatagagggagcccctcgtggcttccgtatgacacctatcctgcgcagactgcactggctacctgtggccttccgggtgcgcttcaaggttttggtaaccacctttaaagcgctccatggcatagggccgggttacttacgggaccgcctactgctaccgaatacttctcaccgacccgtgcgctctcacagagagggactcctcaggatgccgtcagctaggcagtgtcgtctggcgacgcccaggggaagggccttctctgtgggggctcccaccctctggaacgaactccccccaggactccgtcaacttccggacctccgaaccttccatcgtgagcttaaaacacatttattcatctgcgcaggactggactagattttaaatttatagtggttttaattggttttaatatttatactattttttaataatttggcttttagaatatggttatcttaatttgtacatatatgttttttacttgcctgtgaaccgccctgagtcctccgggagatagggcggtatacaaatacgattaataaataaatataaatttataataaatatttatataataaatataaataataaagcaatagTATGATGATTATGAAAATCCAAAAATCTGTAGGCAAATTTCAGCTAGCCTAAACTGCACCAGCATTATATttgtcttcctcccccaccctacTCCTCCCAAAAATGGTTTTGTGGTGAAAACAAACTGATGAACTTCACTGACATTGTGTCCTTAGTACAGTCAGATTGGTGGGATCAGCCTGGCATCTGCTGGCCACTTTAAGCTGGTGCAGGCATGCCCCTACCTCTCTGATGCCTGGGCATTCTGTTCCAGGACTATTCGAAACTGGGCAATGAgaaaattcatttctttttttcaaactgtACCCTGGCCCCTCTGTTCTTCAGCTCTCCAAATTGATTCCTGGCTCAGAAATGGGAAACAGCCAAACAGCAGCTGAGCAATGGTAGCATACAGTGAAGCAGAGAGACACAAAGTTGGTTCATTCTCTGCAGCTTTATGGTACAGCCTTCCCTGATCCTATATGTTTTttgttcaggctgttttggggttgGTGCTCTGCTAGAATAGTCCTAATATTTCTAACCACTGATAACAACTAACAGTGAGGTCCCTGTTAAAGCTCTTCAGATGCCTGCAATAATTCTCTTTGAAATTTAGCACACTCACAGGGAATCTAGGGCATCAGATGTCTCTATGAACATCCTTTACAATAGCTATAGCAAACTAAAATAGAGCAGCTTCTACCAAGACACATACAAGTTTTTATATAAAGACACAGTGCAAAATGAAATCTTGGATTTCTTTATGATAGCCAAAGAAAAAGGGACTTTTCTTAAGTTTGGCTATTATGTCCATCTGCACAGTGTTTTCATAACAGATTTCTCTGCTTCCAATCTTCCCTCTTCCCATCTTGCTAACTTCAACCCTGACAGCTTCTTCTGAACACACCCgcacaaaatatttgtgcaaaaCCAGAGCAAGTTTTGGCAGATGGTTCAACACACTAGTCTAGCCATCTGTTAAAACCCACTTTCTCTCCAAACTCAGCTATGCCCAACATTAAAGAGGGTGATTGGTAGATGCATTTCTGGCAGCTGGTGATGTTTGGTGGGAAGGAAGGCAAACAAAGCTGGGGGAATCCACCTGCCCTACACTTAATTTGCCCTGTTGCGCTGAAACTAAGAGTAGCAGCATTTGCTTGTGTAAATTCCTGCGGCAGAATAGGGGTAGCCAGGTAGATTTCCCCAGCTTTGTTTTATAGGGTGGGGTGGAGGAAGCACATTTTGCATTATAATTGTTTTTTGTTACTTCAAATACAAA
Above is a window of Ahaetulla prasina isolate Xishuangbanna chromosome 4, ASM2864084v1, whole genome shotgun sequence DNA encoding:
- the PPP1R1B gene encoding protein phosphatase 1 regulatory subunit 1B isoform X3, which produces MYKLEIRRRRPTPALLFQLSETSSPEDEASPYQRTLGEGYHLKNKRNAPCVYTPPSLKAVQRLAQSHLESNSSWMDEDYAEEEEEEEEEEEEEEEEEAQDSDDTVREMTGLYKPGESQGQGPASKGRLLRQCTVLENKPKESEHPVCPSLSKSQKRKGKCGCYNVKRDLLLEDVIKGMSMVMVIFILSLSLFLSLFHSQRGFHMSLKDNKNLQKISSLLYRQSVPMLLISVHFQLLPSQLKAQQ
- the PPP1R1B gene encoding protein phosphatase 1 regulatory subunit 1B isoform X2: MDPKERKKIQFSVPAPPSQLDPRAVEMIRRRRPTPALLFQLSETSSPDEASPYQRTLGEGYHLKNKRNAPCVYTPPSLKAVQRLAQSHLESNSSWMDEDYAEEEEEEEEEEEEEEEEEAQDSDDTVREMTGLYKPGESQGQGPASKGRLLRQCTVLENKPKESEHPVCPSLSKSQKRKGKCGCYNVKRDLLLEDVIKGMSMVMVIFILSLSLFLSLFHSQRGFHMSLKDNKNLQKISSLLYRQSVPMLLISVHFQLLPSQLKAQQ
- the PPP1R1B gene encoding protein phosphatase 1 regulatory subunit 1B isoform X1, with translation MDPKERKKIQFSVPAPPSQLDPRAVEMIRRRRPTPALLFQLSETSSPEDEASPYQRTLGEGYHLKNKRNAPCVYTPPSLKAVQRLAQSHLESNSSWMDEDYAEEEEEEEEEEEEEEEEEAQDSDDTVREMTGLYKPGESQGQGPASKGRLLRQCTVLENKPKESEHPVCPSLSKSQKRKGKCGCYNVKRDLLLEDVIKGMSMVMVIFILSLSLFLSLFHSQRGFHMSLKDNKNLQKISSLLYRQSVPMLLISVHFQLLPSQLKAQQ